In Ruminiclostridium papyrosolvens DSM 2782, the following proteins share a genomic window:
- a CDS encoding 2-isopropylmalate synthase encodes MIEFNKKSNTLEQTQYRYALQDISEPNLYREIYNYDDVPKCAFNHRRVPMYPADEIWITDTTFRDGQQSRAPYTVEQIVKLYEYLHQLSGPKGLIRQTEFFLYSDKDKEAVYKCMELGYDFPEITSWIRASKSDFKLAKDMGMKETGFLVSCSDYHIFRKLKMTRKQAMESYLSVIKEALSVGIKPRCHLEDITRADFYGFVIPFALELRKLMDESGVPIKIRACDTMGYGVAYPGAALPRSVPGIIYGLRHHAGFPSELLEWHGHNDFYKAVSNSSTAWLYGCSSVNCSLLGIGERTGNTPLEAMVFEYASLRGTTDGMDTRIITEIAEYYEKELDYEIPPRTPFVGKHFNVTQAGIHADGLLKDEEIYNIFNTDKLLNRPIGVAITQTSGLAGIALWINNNFRFRGNELIDKKDERVGKIKEWVDAQYQAGRITSISDKEMLKGIREIAPDIIPS; translated from the coding sequence ATGATAGAGTTTAATAAAAAATCCAATACATTGGAGCAAACCCAGTACAGGTACGCACTTCAGGACATTTCAGAGCCAAATTTATATAGAGAGATATATAACTATGACGATGTTCCAAAGTGTGCCTTTAATCACCGTAGAGTACCTATGTACCCTGCTGATGAGATTTGGATAACGGATACAACTTTCAGAGACGGACAGCAGTCACGTGCACCTTATACCGTAGAACAGATTGTTAAGCTATACGAATATCTTCATCAGCTGTCAGGACCAAAGGGTTTGATACGTCAGACTGAGTTTTTTCTCTATAGCGACAAGGATAAGGAAGCTGTATATAAATGTATGGAATTAGGCTATGATTTCCCGGAAATAACCAGTTGGATAAGAGCTTCAAAAAGCGATTTCAAACTTGCGAAAGACATGGGAATGAAAGAGACCGGCTTTTTGGTAAGCTGTTCCGATTATCATATTTTCAGAAAACTCAAAATGACAAGAAAACAGGCTATGGAAAGTTATCTGAGTGTTATAAAGGAAGCATTAAGTGTTGGTATTAAACCAAGATGCCATCTTGAAGATATAACAAGAGCTGATTTCTACGGATTTGTTATTCCTTTTGCATTAGAACTCAGAAAATTGATGGACGAAAGCGGAGTGCCTATAAAAATCAGGGCTTGCGATACAATGGGATATGGTGTTGCTTATCCAGGGGCTGCACTTCCTAGAAGTGTTCCCGGAATAATCTACGGTTTAAGACACCACGCCGGTTTCCCAAGTGAATTACTTGAATGGCACGGTCATAATGATTTTTACAAAGCTGTCAGCAATTCTTCAACAGCATGGTTATATGGCTGTTCATCAGTCAATTGTTCTCTTCTGGGTATTGGAGAGAGGACCGGCAACACTCCTCTTGAAGCTATGGTTTTTGAATATGCATCTCTTAGAGGAACAACGGATGGTATGGATACCAGAATTATTACTGAGATTGCAGAATACTACGAAAAAGAGCTTGATTATGAAATTCCGCCGAGAACACCTTTCGTAGGAAAGCACTTCAATGTTACACAGGCCGGTATACATGCAGACGGACTTTTGAAGGATGAAGAGATATATAATATATTTAATACGGACAAGCTGCTTAACAGACCTATAGGTGTTGCAATAACTCAAACCTCCGGTCTTGCCGGTATTGCATTATGGATTAACAATAATTTCAGGTTTAGAGGAAATGAGTTAATTGACAAAAAAGATGAAAGAGTCGGAAAAATAAAAGAGTGGGTAGATGCCCAGTACCAGGCAGGCAGAATTACCTCTATCAGCGATAAGGAAATGCTCAAAGGTATTAGGGAAATAGCACCGGATATTATTCCTTCTTAA